AAAACTCTGGTCTGTCTCTATTTTTGCTCTCTTTCCGTCGAAGCGGAGCCGTATCTGTGTGTTTTCAGGCAGATATTTCCTCAATATATCCTCGCCGCGGTCTATCTGTGTCAGCAGTTCCTTACTCACCTTGACCCCTGTCGGTATCCGCGATGCCAGGCATGCTGACGCGGGCTTCTCTGCGGTGGGGAGCCCTGATGCTGCTGATAGTTCCCTTATCTCTGTTTTTCTCAGACCACACTCGAGAAGTGGGCTGAGAGTCCTCTTCGATTCACTCAGTGCCCTCATTCCGGGCCTGTAGTCATTGAGATCGTCGATATTTGATCCGTCCAGCACCCACGGGATATGCCATTGATCGGCATATCTCTCGAGTGTCTTGAGTCGTATTGATTTGCAGATATAGCAGCGCTCAGGTGTGTTGGCACAGAATTCACGGCTGTCGGTCTCGTCTGTCGGTATACGTATGAGCGGCATGTCATAGCGCTCTGCGAATGAAAATATTTCTCCCTTGTCCTTTTCAGAAAGCAACGGAGACCATATAGTAAACAAAAACGCCTGATTGCCGAGAATCCTGCCTGTGGTATAAGCGAGAAAAGAACTGTCAGCGCCGCCTGAAAACGCAACGGCAACGCGCCCCAACTCTTTCAGGCGTGTCTCAAGTTGCAGTAATTTCTCCTGAGGAGTGAGCGGCATATCAGCTTTTCTTTCTGTAGCAAAAATCACAGAGGGGATCCCCGCCCATGATAGTGTGCGAACGGACAAGCTCCAGCTCCGGATCGAAGCCTTCAAGGAATGCGGAATCGCGGTCGCATGAGATCAGCGCGCCGATATCTCCGTAGCCCAGATCTTTGTAGAGGGTTGCAAATTCACAGCGCGTGACATTAAAGCGCAGGGTTTCCCTTGAATCCTCAAGAATTTCCTGTTCCAGTTCCCCGCCGGTATTCCACTTGGATATGCAGTTTGCCTTGAGACTTTCAAGACCTCCGCCGCAATCCAATGATTTTTCCCTGCCAAGGTTACGAGCGATATCCTGCATTGTGCGCCGTACTATGCCGTATGTTTTTTCCTCTCCGTACTCCTCCGCAAAAGCCCTGATCAAAGGACCCAGCACCTTCATCTCTATCTCTCTCTGCTGAAGAAGGGGTACGTCTGCAAAATTTTCTCTCATACACATCACTCCGGATCTCAGTTTAAATTATGGCAGTTATGTAGTTATGCTGATATTTTACATGCAAACCTCCGCTTATAGCCACATCATGATAAAATATTATAAGGTATAGAAGATCTATCACTAAGTACTGAGGAGGCAGGGAAATGACAGAATCCACTAAGGACGAGAGAATCATGGAGCTGGAAGCGGAGATAGCAGATCTCAAAAAAGAGCTCGAAGAGCATAAGGAAGCTGCTGAAGCGAAACACCTGATTGATTTTGAAAAGGTGAAGAGCGCCATCGATGATAGTGCTCATGGTGTTCTTAACGCTATCAGACCGGTGATTGAAAAGTACGAAGAGCCAGGCAGAATGGCTGTTGCCAAGGTTGGGAACAAAGTCTCAGATAACCCGTTCCTTTCTGTCATAGTATCCTTTGGTGCAGGTATAGTAATTGGCAAGATACTGGACAGCTGCTGCCGCCATGGAGAAGAATAGCTATTAGGGCATGGGCTGCCGTGCTGAATGAGGTGAGTCCGATGGGAACCATTACGGGTGCCTTGATGAGCTTTTTTGATCTCGTTGAGGCAGAGGGCAGGACTTTAAGAGAAAAGACAATAATAGTCATAGAAGGCATCCTCATAATGTGTTTTGGTGTTCTGTTGATCTTCGTTGGCGCCATAGCGGCAGGATGTGCTTTATATATGTTGTTGCGCTGTTACATCGGAGGTCCTGCGGCAGCAGGTGTCGTTGCTGTTCTGCTTGCAGTTCCGGGATTTTTGATCCTGTCGAAGGGGCGGAATACCTCCAGAAACGGAGGCGGCCCCGTTGAATAACGAAAAATTGACCCTGGACGAAGCCAAGGCCAGATTTGCAGCTTCATTGGAAGCTGCCGATCCCGTCAAGGCCATACAGGAAAGACCGTTCAAATCGATAGGCATAGCGCTCAGCACCGGGATAATGCTGGGCTTATCTGGCAGAAAAATATCAATGCTGCTGTTTCCCGGGGCGCGCACGATAGCGAAAATATTCAAGAAACTGACAGCCTGATATTTTTGCCGTATCGCGGGATTTGCGCAAAGGTATAAACGCGGTTAAAGAGCTTGTCCGTCTCAGTTGGTGTGATTTGCCAAAGCGGCGGAGTCCAAAGCATTTTCATGGATTTCCCGCCATCTTGCGAAAAAGCATCTGCCGGTTTTTGATCCTATGATTTGTAAGGGTAAGCGTCGGTCCTGAGCGGAATAAGAATAATAAGGCGTGTGGCTTGGATGCACATGAAGAGAAATAAAAAAACTCCCTGCATTTTGCAGGGAGTAAATTGTTATTTGGAGGCGGCACCCGGATTCGAACCGGGGATGATGGATTTGCAATCCACTGCCTTACCGCTTGGCTATGCCGCCACGAAGGAGAGTATAACGTTCATACTAAAACGTGTCAAGAAGTGTCAGCCCGGAGATTACATGATATTTTTGATTTTTTGCTGTTTTTTCGCAATAATTGTTGTTCCTGTTGAAGGCCTTGTTCTGATTTTGCTTTTAATCCCATGATTATCATGAGAATATTACTCCTGTCCTGCAAATTTCCATCCGGCCCTATTTGGGATTTTCCACATAAAATCCACACAAATTAGTCATAAAATACCCATAGACGCCTGATAAGATTGAACAATGAACATTATAAGATGTTTATTACAAAATTGGAGGTAGATGGATATGAAGAAGAAAATTTTTTCAGCAATGATCTTGGTGCTGGTTTTCGCGGGCAGTGCGTTCGCGGCCCCATGCCTAGGCAAGCCGGCGGGAAATGCAATGGGATATGGTATCCCGATGCGGCAGGGATACATGATGCGGGATAACATGACTCCGGAGACAAGAGCCAGGATGGAAGAGATGCACAGGCTCCGTGTGGAGCTCCGTGAGGAGATCCAAAAGACCGTTCCGGACAAGGCAAGGGCCCGTGATCTTAACAATAGAATTTTGAACATCAGGCAGGAGCTTGAAAATCAGCGCTTCAACGATATATGCGCAAACCCAAGGCTTCTTGACGGACGCGGCAAGGGCAAAAATATTCCTGCCGAACAGAGGGCTAAAATGGAAGAGGTCCGCAAACTACGTGAAGAGATAAGAACGGAGCTTCGTAAGGATACGCCGGATAAGGCAAAAGCGCAGGCAATGCACACGCAGGAGCAGAAACTGA
Above is a window of Synergistaceae bacterium DNA encoding:
- a CDS encoding L-2-amino-thiazoline-4-carboxylic acid hydrolase; translation: MRENFADVPLLQQREIEMKVLGPLIRAFAEEYGEEKTYGIVRRTMQDIARNLGREKSLDCGGGLESLKANCISKWNTGGELEQEILEDSRETLRFNVTRCEFATLYKDLGYGDIGALISCDRDSAFLEGFDPELELVRSHTIMGGDPLCDFCYRKKS
- the larE gene encoding ATP-dependent sacrificial sulfur transferase LarE, which translates into the protein MIFATERKADMPLTPQEKLLQLETRLKELGRVAVAFSGGADSSFLAYTTGRILGNQAFLFTIWSPLLSEKDKGEIFSFAERYDMPLIRIPTDETDSREFCANTPERCYICKSIRLKTLERYADQWHIPWVLDGSNIDDLNDYRPGMRALSESKRTLSPLLECGLRKTEIRELSAASGLPTAEKPASACLASRIPTGVKVSKELLTQIDRGEDILRKYLPENTQIRLRFDGKRAKIETDQSFISGLSDKLDIIKAELLDVGISDVLIEPKGYIMGSVTYQQR